The Marivirga tractuosa DSM 4126 genome contains the following window.
ATGTCCTGAGAATCGTAGTATAAAACCCCGCCCATTTTGGTGAATGGCAAGGTGCCGTTTACTCTGAGGTTTTGCAGTGTTCCTGGACTAATGCCCAGGAGTTTTCTAACCTCATCTGATTTCAACCATTTTTTGGTTGAAACTCCCTTTTGCTCCGAAAGGAGCTTTCTGAATTCGTCCATAAGTTCAAGTTTGAACTCGTGTAAGTCGTCTGTTGTGATTACTTCTGCTGCCATAAATTTTAGTTGTTTTTGTTGTCAGGACAAAGCTGGGGAAATGATGAAAGTGAAAACAGTTGCAATGGGGGTTGCAACCCCTTGCAACCCCCATTAATTTTCGTTAAATGAGGTTTTTAGTATGAAAAAAAATCAAAATTGTTTTAAAGTGAAATTTTAGATTGAGATGAAAAGATTTTAATTAACTATATTTGAGGCAGAAAATAATGAACGAAAAATATTAAAGCGAGAGCTTTAGAAGTGTACTAGAAAACCGCCAAAATTAAACTAATCACACTACTAAAAGCTGGTCGCCTGCGCAACGCGTAGGCCCGGCATAGTAGTGTGATGGGCACTTGGCGGTGCCTCTAGTGCGCTTTGTCGGTGTCCTGCGCTATTTTATAGCGGGGATGAAAAGAAATTATGAAGGAATCCCCGTTAAATATATTGAACACCCCTTTAGAGGAACTGCAAATGAGTAGTGAACTCTTAAGGTTTGCAGAAGCTCACAAACTCCATTCACTATCGGACATGATTTCAATAGGCACCAGAAATCTCGAAGGATTACCTGGCTTTAATAAGAGACTACTATTTGAATATCTTCAATTACTTGAAAAGCATGGACTGGATGAATTTATGGAAAGTTGACAGCCCCATCCTGAATCCTTCCCCAAAAGGGAAGGGAATTTTATAATTTAGTTTTATCAACCTCGGCATTACTTATCAAATCACTCATTACGTCTTGGACATGCTCAATAGTGGAATGCTCAGCCATGTAGAATTTGTTTTTTAAGCTTGCTTTGGAAATTTGTTTTTGGTTTACAGTTGAGAAATTTTTGGTAATGAAATCTAGTAAATCTTCCGTTGAGGAGGCATTGATAAGTTTTGATTTCACCAATAATTTCATGGAATAGGCTAGTTGAGCTACTGAAAGTTCACAATGGATTTTATCAGATTTGCTTATTTGTCGGTCTGCATTATTATCATTGAAATCAAAATGTATTTCTATTTGTTTTTGCTTTGTAAAATATTCAATTTCTTCAGTTATCCATTTTATTAATTGATCCTTGATACTTTCTGCTCTAGGGATATATTCAAAATCGGGCTTGACTTGACATTGGTTGAGCAACTTTTTGAAAAGTTGAAGACATCCCAATTGTTTCTGGATTGTGGGCTTTGTTTGATAATGTGCTGTGATTTTTTTTGCTACATAATTGTAGAAGGGATAGGTATTAAAATTGATATAGATCAATGAAAGTATCAGTTCCCTTTCCATTTTTATCCCAGAAACCTCAGTATTCAATGTGTTTTTAATCTCCCTTAGATAGGATTTGCAATAAATTAATTCCTTAAATGTTGTGCCTTTAGGCGCAATTAGAAAATTTTCTAAAGGCATCATTAAAACGGTGATAAACGACTTATCAATATTTTTACTATTGCAAACTTGTTGAAAATCCTGAATTTGTTGAGATACAAAAGCTTTCGAATTGTAGAAGTAAGCTGATGGAATGATTTCACTCTCAGCAAAATATTTAGAGAAGTGTTTTTCTATAAATGTTAGCAAATCCATCAAAGTATTCAATAGCAAAACTTTAAATCGAAGCAATTGATTATCTCTTTCGATTTCATCTAGTTTAGGGATATCCTTGCCCTCAATTTTTTTGGTAAGATCATTTGATAGGAAAATGAGTTTACTTTGATAAGTCTGTATGATTCTTTCTACTACCTTTTCTTTCAAGTCACTAAAAACTAGTTTCATTAGAGCTTTTTTAATCCTTTGTTCCTCCTTCGGAATAGCTCTTAATAAATCTGAAATTTCTGTAGTATTAAAATTTAGGTTGTTGTTTTTCAATTTGTTTGAGACAAAGTCTTCAAACATTTCAAGTTCATATTTCACTTTAAGCCTAAGGTTTCAGTTTTTAAATTTAAAAAAGCACTCTAATTACTGGG
Protein-coding sequences here:
- a CDS encoding helix-turn-helix domain-containing protein; translation: MAAEVITTDDLHEFKLELMDEFRKLLSEQKGVSTKKWLKSDEVRKLLGISPGTLQNLRVNGTLPFTKMGGVLYYDSQDIHSILEQNKIS